In the Deltaproteobacteria bacterium genome, GCGACCGCCTCCGCGAGCGGCACGTAGGCGACGTGCGGTGGGTTCAGGGCCACCATCACGTCGCGCTTGCCCTCGGCGAGCGCGCGCACGGCGGCGGCGCCGAAGTTCAGGCCGAGCAGGCGGTCGACGGCGACGGGCGAGCCGCCGCGGAGCAGGTGGCCGAGCACGACCGCGCGCGTCTCGCGGCCGGTGAGCGGCCCGAGCTCCGCCGCGACGCGCTCGCCGACGCCGCCGAGCTGCTCGGCGCGGCCGAGCTCGCGGGCCTTCACGCTCACCGCGCCGCCTCGCGGGGCGGCGCCCTCGGCGACGACCACGATGGCGTAGCCGCGGTGCGCGGCGCGCTCTTTCAGGTGCGCGGCGACGACGCCGAGATCGTAGGGGATCTCGGGGAGCAGGATCGCGTCGGCGCCGCCGGCGACGCCGGTGTTGAGGGCGATCCAGCCGGCGTAGCGGCCCATCACCTCGACGACCATGAGGCGGCCGTGCGCCTGCGCGGTCGAGTGCAGGCGGTCGACGCACTCGGTCGCGAAGGCCACGGCGGTCTGGAAGCCGAAGGTCAGCGCGGTCGCGTCGAGGTCGTTGTCGATCGTCTTCGGCACGCCGACCACCCAGAGCCCCTTGGCGGCGAGGCGGTGCGCGATCCCGAGCGAGCCGTCGCCGCCGATCGCGACCAGCGCGTCGAAGCCGTGGGCGCCGAGGCCCGCGAGGAGCTCGTCGGAGCGGTCCGCCTCGCGGAGCGTACCGTTCGGTTGCGGGGTCGGACGCGCGAAGGGGTTGCCGCGGTTGGTGGTGCCGAGGATGGTGCCGCCGAGGTGCGCGATGCGCTCGACCATGGCGGGGGTGAGGCGCACGACGCCGCCGTCGGGATAGTCGGCGGCCCGGTAGATGCCCTCGTAGCCGTCGCGGATGCCGTGCACCTCCCAGCCGAGGCGGTCGGCGCCTTGTACGACGGCGCGGATGACGGCGTTCAGACCCGGGGCGTCGCCGCCCCCCGTGTTGATGGCGATCTTCATGCGCAAGGCTCTCCGCGGTTCGCTCCGAGGGCGGCGCTGCTCACGAGGCGCGCGATCAGAACGGCCAGGTATAGTTGTCCGGCGATCGCCTCGACCACCGTCACGCCGCGCGCGACCTCGGTTTGCGGCACGATGTCGCCGTAGCCGAGCG is a window encoding:
- a CDS encoding ATP-dependent 6-phosphofructokinase, giving the protein MKIAINTGGGDAPGLNAVIRAVVQGADRLGWEVHGIRDGYEGIYRAADYPDGGVVRLTPAMVERIAHLGGTILGTTNRGNPFARPTPQPNGTLREADRSDELLAGLGAHGFDALVAIGGDGSLGIAHRLAAKGLWVVGVPKTIDNDLDATALTFGFQTAVAFATECVDRLHSTAQAHGRLMVVEVMGRYAGWIALNTGVAGGADAILLPEIPYDLGVVAAHLKERAAHRGYAIVVVAEGAAPRGGAVSVKARELGRAEQLGGVGERVAAELGPLTGRETRAVVLGHLLRGGSPVAVDRLLGLNFGAAAVRALAEGKRDVMVALNPPHVAYVPLAEAVARTRLVPVDADSVLTARTLGIAFGD